One genomic segment of Balaenoptera musculus isolate JJ_BM4_2016_0621 chromosome 11, mBalMus1.pri.v3, whole genome shotgun sequence includes these proteins:
- the SPCS1 gene encoding signal peptidase complex subunit 1: MLEHLSSLPTQMDYKGQKLAEQMFQGIILFSAIVGFIYGYVAEQFGWTVYIVMAGFAFSCLLTLPPWPIYRRHPLKWLPVQDSGTEDKKPGERKIKRHAKNN, encoded by the exons ATGTTGGAGCATCTGAGCTCCCTGCCCACGCAAATG GATTACAAGGGCCAGAAGCTAGCCGAACAGATGTTTCAGggaattattcttttttctgca ATAGTTGGATTTATCTACGGGTACGTGGCTGAACAGTTCGGGTGGACTGTCTATATAGTTATGGCGGGATTTGCTTTTTCGTGTTTG CTGACACTTCCTCCGTGGCCCATTTATCGCCGGCACCCCCTCAAGTGGTTACCTGTTCAAGACTCAGGCACAGAAGACAAGAAAccaggggaaagaaaaattaagagacaTGCTAAAAATAATTGA
- the NEK4 gene encoding serine/threonine-protein kinase Nek4 isoform X4, whose translation MGFCEGGDLYRKLKEQKGRLLSESQVVEWFVQIAMALQYLHEKHILHRDLKTQNVFLTRTNIIKVGDLGIARVLENHCDMASTLIGTPYYMSPELFSNKPYNYKSDVWALGCCVYEMATLKHAFNAKDMNSLVYRIIEGKLPPMPKDYSPELAEIIRTMLSKRPEERPSVRSILRQPYIKRQISLFLEATKAKTSKNNIKNGDSKSKPVATVVSGKAELSHEAVPPQPHSSEGSKTYVMGEDKYLSQEKPIVIGPLKTPASLKGHTYKPDVSNTAESLATISRVNIDILPAERRNSVNNSLVQENQRRHLDASNELEGKCIISQVKERLQDNTKSSAQGNRIPTWSIDYVTGERNDPVKPLQPLNKDQNLSKDQFQETPPRLLPSLSTVGKVDVTSTQKDAENQSRVVAGSVSSSRNREISSSKDRPLSARERRRLKQSQEEIFPSGPSVRSPAGPGKPQEEGHPTPAQWLSSDYSVAQERKLTHCLSEDELSSSTSSADKSNGNSKEGKGHTNEMSDLVQLMTQTLKLDSKESYEDLPVPEPVSEFKLHRKYRDTLILHGKVAEGAEELHFKELPSAIVPGSEKIRRIVEALRADVIRGLGIQLLEQVYDILEEEDELEREVLLREHMGEKYVTYNVKARQLKFFEDNVKF comes from the exons tatttacATGAAAAACACATCCTTCACCgagatttaaaaactcaaaatgtcTTCCTAACAAGAACAAACATCATCAAAGTGGGTGACCTAGGAATTGCCCGAgtgcttgagaaccactgtgacATGGCTAGCACCCTCATTGGCACACCCTACTACATGAGCCCTGAATTGTTCTCAAACAAACCCTACAACTATAAG tctgaTGTTTGGGCTCTGGGATGCTGTGTTTATGAAATGGCCACCCTGAAGCATGCTTTCAATGCAAAAGACATGAATTCTTTAGTTTATCGGATTATTGAAGGAAAG CTGCCACCAATGCCGAAAGATTACAGCCCAGAGCTGGCAGAAATAATAAGAACCATGCTGAGCAAAAGGCCTGAAGAAAGACCTTCTGTGAGGAGCATCCTAAGGCAGCCTTACATAAAGCGCCAAATATCCTTGTTTTTGGAGGCCACGAAGGC AAAAACctccaaaaataatattaaaaatggtgACTCTAAATCCAAGCCTGTGGCTACAGTGGTTTCTGGAAAGGCTGAATTAAGTCATGAAGCCGTTCCCCCTCAACCACACTCTTCTGAGGGCTCCAAGACATATGTAATG GGTGAAGACAAATATTTGTCCCAGGAGAAACCCATAGTCATTGGCCCCTTGAAGACACCCGCAAGTCTGAAAGGCCACACCTACAAACCAGACGTAAGCAATACCGCAGAATCGCTAGCCACGATCAGTAGGGTGAATATTGACATCTTACCTGCAGAAAGGAGGAACTCAGTGAACAACAGCTTAGTTCAAGAGAATCAACGAAGACATTTAGATGCCTCTAATGAGCTAGAAGGTAAATGTATTATTTCTCAAGTGAAAGAGAGGCTGCAGGATAACACTAAATCCAGTGCTCAAGGAAACCGAATTCCCACATGGTCCATTGACTATGTCACTGGAGAAAGGAATGACCCAGTGAAGCCTTTGCAGCCCCTAAACAAAGACCAAAATTTATCAAAGGACCAG TTCCAAGAGACTCCTCCTCGTCTTTTGCCTTCTCTTTCTACTGTTGGAAAAGTGGATGTCACATCAACACAAAAAGATGCTGAAAACCAAAGTAGAGTGGTTGCTGGGTCTGTGAGCAGTTCGAGGAACAGAGAGATATCATCATCAAAG GACCGACCATTATCAGCAAGAGAGAGGAGGCGACTAAAGCAGTCACAGGAAGAGATCTTCCCCTCAG GCCCTTCAGTGAGGAGTCCAGCGGGGCCAGGGAAACCACAAGAGGAAGGCCACCCTACCCCTGCTCAATGGTTGTCTTCTGACTACAGCGTTGCTCAG GAAAGGAAACTCACCCATTGTCTCTCTGAGGATGAGTTAAGTTCTTCTACAAGTTCAGCTGATAAATCAAATGGGAATTCAAAGGAAGG gaaaggTCACACAAATGAAATGAGTGACTTGGTACAATTGATGACACAGACCCTGAAGTTGGACTCTAAAGAGAGCTATGAAGATCTCCCGGTACCAGAGCCAGTGTCAGAATTTAAACTTCATCGGAAGTATCGGGACACGCTGATACTTCATGGGAAAGTTGCAGAGGGGGCGGAGGAACTCCATTTTAAAGAGCTACCTTCAG CTATCGTGCCAGGTTCtgaaaaaatcagaagaatagTTGAAGCCTTGAGAGCTGATGTAATTCGGGGCCTGGGGATTCAGCTTTTAGAGCAGGTGTATGATATTTTGGAAGAGGAGGATGAATTGGAAAGAGAG GTACTTTTGCGGGAGCACATGGGTGAAAAATATGTGACTTACAATGTGAAAGCTCGccagttaaaattttttgaagataatgtaaaattttga